In a genomic window of Erinaceus europaeus chromosome 12, mEriEur2.1, whole genome shotgun sequence:
- the LOC132541743 gene encoding olfactory receptor 1D2-like, with the protein MEGGNQSGVSEFLLLGLSENLKEQQVLFWMFLVMYLITVVGNMLIALAIGSHSRLHTPMYFFLANLSFTDLCFVTNTIPKALVNLQSENKAISYAGCLTQLYFLVSLVTLDNFILAAMAYDRYVAICRPLHYVTIMNPELCLLLLTLCWILSFLYGLTLTLLMTTVTFCESPRIHYIFCEMYVLLRLTCSNIQIILVVMITTGCFIFFTPLGIMILSYVWISRAILRIPSAASKYKAFSTCASHLAVVSLFYGTLCMVYLKPLKTYSLKDSVATVMYAVVTPMMNPFIYSLRNKDMHRALGGLLLGKAFQKLT; encoded by the coding sequence ATGGAGGGAGGCAACCAGAGTGGAGTCTCCGAATTCCTACTCCTTGGGCTTTCAGAGAATCTTAAAGAGCAGCAGGTCCTGTTTTGGATGTTTCTGGTCATGTACCTCATCACAGTGGTGGGAAACATGCTCATCGCCCTGGCCATCGGCTCTCACTCCCGCCTgcacacccccatgtacttcttcctggcCAACCTCTCCTTCACTGATCTCTGCTTTGTCACCAACACAATCCCCAAGGCACTGGTGAACCTTCAGTCTGAGAACAAAGCCATCTCCTACGCAGGGTGTCTGACACAGCTCTACTTCCTAGTCTCCTTGGTTACCCTAGACAATTTCATCTTGGCAGCAATGGcgtatgaccgctatgtggccatctgccgCCCCCTCCACTATGTCACAATCATGAACCCTGAGCTCTGTTTGTTGCTCCTCACCTTGTGCTggattctctcttttctctatggCCTTACCCTTACCCTCCTCATGACCACAGTGACCTTTTGTGAGTCCCCAAGGATCCACTACATCTTCTGTGAGATGTATGTTCTGCTGAGGCTCACCTGTTCCAACATTCAGATTATTCTTGTAGTGATGATTACCACAGGCTGCTTCATATTCTTCACCCCCTTAGGGATCATGATCTTGTCCTACGTCTGGATTTCCAGAGCCATCCTCCGAATACCCTCAGCCGCTAGTAAGTACAAAGCCTTTTCCACCTGTGCCTCCCATTTGGCAGTGGTCTCCCTCTTCTATGGGACACTTTGTATGGTCTATCTGAAACCCCTCAAAACCTACTCCCTGAAGGACTCTGTAGCCACTGTGATGTATGCTGTGGTGACTCCCATGATGAACCCTTTCATCTACAGCCTGAGGAACAAGGACATGCACAGGGCTCTGGGAGGACTCCTCCTAGGGAAGGCCTTCCAGAAGTTGACATGA